A window from Pseudomonas alloputida encodes these proteins:
- the lysS gene encoding lysine--tRNA ligase: MSDLKTESQDLQQEENALIALRKEKLAAERAKGNAFPNDFRRDSYCNDLQKQYADKTKEELEAAAIPVKVAGRIMLNRGSFMVIQDMTGRIQVYVNRKTLPEETLAAVKTWDLGDIISAEGTLARSGKGDLYVEMTNVRLLTKSLRPLPDKHHGLTDTEQRYRQRYVDLMVNEETRHTFRVRSQVISHIRKFLIERDFLEVETPMLQTIPGGAAAKPFETHHNALDMAMFLRIAPELYLKRLVVGGFEKVFEINRNFRNEGVSTRHNPEFTMLEFYQAYADYRDNMDLTEELFRELAQLVLGSTDVPYGDKVFHFGEPFVRLSVFDSILKYNPELTAADLQDVDRAREIARKAGAKVLGHEGLGKLQVMIFEELVEHKLEQPHFITEYPFEVSPLARRNDDNPAVTDRFELFIGGREIANAYSELNDAEDQAERFLAQVAEKDAGDDEAMHYDADFVRALEYGMPPTAGEGIGIDRLVMLLTNSPSIRDVILFPHMRPQA; the protein is encoded by the coding sequence ATGAGCGACCTCAAGACCGAATCGCAAGACCTGCAACAGGAAGAAAACGCCCTGATCGCCCTGCGCAAGGAAAAACTTGCCGCCGAGCGTGCCAAGGGCAATGCCTTCCCCAACGACTTCCGTCGCGACAGCTACTGCAACGACCTGCAGAAGCAATACGCGGACAAGACCAAGGAAGAGCTGGAAGCAGCCGCGATCCCGGTCAAGGTCGCCGGCCGCATCATGCTCAACCGTGGTTCGTTCATGGTTATCCAGGACATGACTGGCCGTATTCAGGTCTACGTCAACCGCAAGACCCTGCCGGAAGAAACCCTGGCCGCGGTCAAGACCTGGGACCTGGGCGACATCATCAGCGCCGAAGGCACCCTGGCCCGTTCCGGCAAGGGCGACCTGTACGTCGAAATGACCAACGTGCGCCTGCTGACCAAGTCGCTGCGCCCGCTGCCCGACAAGCACCACGGCCTGACCGACACCGAGCAGCGCTACCGCCAGCGCTACGTCGACCTGATGGTCAACGAAGAAACCCGCCACACCTTCCGTGTGCGTTCGCAGGTGATCTCGCACATCCGCAAGTTCCTCATCGAGCGTGACTTCCTCGAAGTCGAGACGCCGATGCTGCAGACCATCCCGGGCGGCGCCGCTGCCAAGCCGTTCGAAACCCACCACAATGCCCTGGACATGGCCATGTTCCTGCGTATCGCGCCGGAGCTGTACCTCAAGCGTCTGGTGGTTGGTGGTTTTGAGAAAGTGTTCGAGATCAACCGTAACTTCCGTAACGAAGGCGTTTCGACTCGTCACAACCCTGAATTCACCATGCTCGAGTTCTACCAGGCCTACGCCGACTACCGCGACAACATGGACCTCACCGAGGAACTGTTCCGCGAGCTGGCGCAACTGGTACTGGGCTCCACTGACGTACCGTACGGCGACAAGGTCTTCCACTTCGGCGAGCCGTTCGTGCGCCTGTCGGTGTTCGACTCGATCCTCAAGTACAACCCGGAGCTGACCGCCGCCGACCTGCAGGACGTCGACCGCGCCCGCGAGATTGCCAGGAAGGCCGGCGCCAAGGTGCTGGGCCATGAAGGCCTGGGCAAGCTGCAGGTGATGATTTTCGAAGAGCTGGTCGAGCACAAGCTGGAACAGCCGCACTTCATTACCGAGTACCCGTTCGAAGTGTCGCCGTTGGCCCGTCGCAACGACGACAACCCGGCCGTTACCGACCGTTTCGAGCTGTTCATCGGTGGCCGCGAAATCGCCAACGCCTACTCCGAGCTCAACGATGCCGAAGATCAGGCCGAGCGCTTCCTGGCCCAGGTGGCCGAGAAGGACGCGGGTGACGATGAAGCCATGCACTATGACGCCGACTTCGTTCGTGCGCTGGAGTACGGCATGCCGCCGACCGCCGGTGAAGGCATCGGCATCGACCGCCTGGTGATGCTGCTGACCAACTCGCCGTCGATCCGCGACGTCATCCTGTTCCCGCACATGCGTCCGCAGGCCTGA
- the prfB gene encoding peptide chain release factor 2 (programmed frameshift), which translates to MEIQPILNTIKDLTERSQSIRGYLDYDHKHDRLIEVNRELEDPNVWNKPEYAQALGRERAMLAQVVETLDKLSNGLGDCQDLLDMAVEENDEGAVGDVVTELESLEENLAQLEFRRMFSGEMDMNNAYLDIQAGSGGTEAQDWANILLRMYLRWADKRGFDATIIELSEGEVAGIKGATVHIKGEYAFGWLRTEIGVHRLVRKSPFDSGARRHTSFSAVFVSPEIDDKVEIEINPSDLRIDTYRSSGAGGQHVNTTDSAVRITHVPTNTVVACQNERSQHANKDTAMKMLRAKLYELEMQKRNAASQALEDSKSDIGWGHQIRSYVLDDSRIKDLRTGVERSDCQKVLDGDLDQYLEASLKQGL; encoded by the exons ATGGAAATCCAACCGATCCTGAACACCATCAAGGACCTCACCGAGCGTTCCCAGTCAATTCGGGGGTATCTT GACTACGATCACAAGCATGACCGCCTGATCGAAGTCAACCGCGAGCTGGAAGACCCCAACGTCTGGAACAAACCTGAGTACGCCCAGGCACTGGGCCGCGAGCGTGCCATGCTGGCCCAGGTCGTCGAGACCCTGGACAAGCTGTCCAACGGCCTGGGTGACTGCCAGGACCTGCTCGACATGGCCGTCGAAGAGAATGACGAAGGCGCTGTCGGCGACGTCGTGACCGAGCTGGAAAGCCTGGAAGAAAACCTGGCCCAGCTTGAGTTCCGTCGCATGTTCAGCGGCGAGATGGACATGAACAACGCCTACCTGGACATCCAGGCCGGTTCCGGTGGTACCGAAGCGCAGGACTGGGCCAACATCCTGCTGCGCATGTACCTGCGCTGGGCCGACAAGCGTGGTTTCGATGCCACCATCATCGAGCTTTCCGAAGGTGAAGTGGCCGGTATCAAAGGTGCAACCGTGCACATCAAGGGTGAATACGCCTTCGGCTGGCTGCGCACCGAAATCGGCGTGCACCGCCTGGTGCGCAAGAGCCCGTTCGACTCCGGTGCCCGTCGCCACACGTCGTTCTCGGCGGTGTTCGTATCGCCCGAGATCGACGACAAGGTCGAAATCGAGATCAACCCGTCCGACCTGCGCATCGACACCTACCGCTCCTCCGGTGCCGGTGGTCAGCACGTGAACACCACCGACTCGGCGGTCCGTATCACCCACGTACCGACCAATACCGTGGTGGCTTGCCAGAACGAACGTTCCCAGCACGCCAACAAGGACACCGCCATGAAAATGCTGCGGGCCAAGTTGTACGAACTGGAAATGCAGAAGCGCAATGCCGCCTCGCAGGCGCTGGAAGACAGCAAGTCGGACATCGGCTGGGGCCACCAGATCCGCTCTTACGTACTGGATGACTCGCGTATCAAGGACTTGCGTACCGGCGTCGAGCGTAGCGACTGCCAGAAAGTCCTGGACGGCGACCTTGACCAGTACCTGGAAGCGAGCCTCAAGCAGGGCCTGTAA
- the wspR gene encoding Wsp signal transduction system regulator diguanylate cyclase WspR (signal transduction system involved in biofilm formation) — MNDLPIEGFATTNENSAMVLLVDDQAMIGEAVRRGLANEDNIDFHFCADPHQAVAQAMRIKPTVILQDLIMPGLDGLTLVREYRNNPVTQDIPIIVLSTKEDPLVKSAAFAAGANDYLVKLPDTIELVARIRYHSRSYLTLLQRDEAYRALRVSQQQLLDSNLMLQRLMNSDGLTGLSNRRHFDEYLELEWRRAMREQQQLSLLMIDVDYFKVYNDSFGHLAGDEALRQVAEAIRSSCSRPTDLPARYGGEEFALVLPNTSPGGARLVAEKLRQTVLGLGIPHTAPTADTFLTVSIGLATQTPAIGSHCRQLISAADKGLYLAKNGGRNQVGIA; from the coding sequence ATGAATGATTTACCGATCGAAGGTTTCGCGACCACCAACGAAAACTCGGCGATGGTGCTGCTGGTCGACGATCAGGCCATGATCGGCGAAGCGGTGCGGCGTGGCTTGGCCAATGAAGACAACATCGACTTCCACTTCTGTGCCGACCCGCACCAGGCGGTGGCCCAGGCCATGCGCATCAAGCCCACGGTCATTCTTCAAGACCTGATCATGCCTGGGCTGGACGGCTTGACCCTGGTGCGCGAGTACCGCAACAACCCGGTGACCCAGGACATCCCGATCATCGTCCTGTCGACCAAGGAAGACCCGCTGGTGAAGAGTGCGGCATTTGCCGCCGGGGCCAACGATTACCTGGTCAAGCTGCCTGACACCATCGAACTGGTGGCACGCATCCGTTATCACTCGCGCTCCTACCTGACCCTGCTGCAGCGCGACGAGGCCTACCGTGCCCTGCGCGTCAGCCAGCAGCAGCTGCTTGATTCCAACCTGATGCTGCAGCGGCTGATGAACTCCGATGGCCTGACCGGGCTGTCCAACCGTCGCCACTTTGACGAGTACCTGGAGCTGGAGTGGCGCCGGGCCATGCGTGAACAGCAGCAGTTGTCGTTGCTGATGATCGACGTGGATTACTTCAAAGTCTACAACGACAGCTTTGGCCATCTGGCCGGTGACGAGGCCTTGCGCCAGGTGGCCGAAGCCATCCGTAGCTCGTGCTCGCGGCCGACCGACCTGCCGGCGCGCTATGGCGGCGAAGAGTTTGCCCTGGTGCTGCCCAACACCTCGCCAGGCGGGGCGCGGCTGGTGGCCGAAAAACTGCGCCAGACCGTGCTGGGCCTTGGCATCCCGCATACTGCGCCGACGGCTGATACGTTCTTGACCGTGAGCATTGGCCTGGCCACCCAGACTCCGGCTATCGGCAGCCATTGCCGGCAGCTGATTTCGGCGGCCGATAAAGGTCTGTACCTGGCCAAGAACGGTGGGCGTAACCAAGTCGGCATCGCCTGA